The following nucleotide sequence is from Halapricum desulfuricans.
CCGACTCGCGCTCTTTGAGGTGAGAATCGAGATTGAAGACCGTGTTGAGCTGTTCCTGCACGTCGTCGACGACCTCTGAGACGAGGTCGCTGGGGGCCATCGCGCTGTACTCGTAGGGGTTGTTGCCCGCGCCGTCGCTCTCGCGCTTGCGCCGCGTCACTTTCCCCTCCTCGTGGAGCTGTGCGAGCGCTTCCCGGACCGTGCTCGGGTACAGGCCGGTCCCTTCGGCGATCTCCTCGCTCGTGCTGTGGGGATGCTGGCGGAGATTGACGTAGATCCGCGCCCGCGTCTCGGTATCGAGCACCCACGCGAGCAGGTCGACCAGTCGGTCGTCGAACTCCCCGACCGCCCGGTCGGCCTCCTCTTCGAGGCGCTCGCGGACGCCCCCCTCGTCGTCGACCGTTACGTCGACTGGTTCGCCGGCGTCCTCGGTCTCGATATCGACGGGTTCGCCGTCGCTCTCGGTCTCGACGTCGATCGATTCCCCGTCGTCCGGTACGTCGGTTCGGTCCTCGTCTGTGGTGTCGTCAGGTGACATGCGTCGTTTCTACGAGGACAAAAGCGGTTCCCGAATAAAAAGCCTTGGCTGGCACGCGACGCGAATGCCGCTCACATCCGACGAGAGGCGGCCTGCTGCACCCGCAGCTGGAGCGCGTCACAGAGCGCGTCGACGCCTACCTCGTCCCGGAGACGGCGCTGCCGTTGCGATCCGCTCTCGCCCTCGTAGATCTCGCGGATGCCGTCGACGCCGAGCCGGTCGGCGTCCCGGTAGACGACCTCCTCGAGGTCGACCGTTCCGTCGCCGTCCCGAGCGATAAAAGCGGCGTCGTGGCCGTGGCGAGTCGCTCGCCACTTGTTCTCGTCGAGCAGTTCGCGCCGCATCTCCGTGCCGGACTCGCCGTCCTCGTACCGTTCGGCCAGATCGAGCACGAGCGCGTGGGCGTACTCGACGAACGCCATCGTCCGGTCCGGATCGGCCTGTCCGTCCGGCGCGCGGATCTCGACGGTCCCGTACTCGGTGTGCGGTCGCACGTCGAACCACAGCTCCCCGCGATCGCTGATCGAATCCGTCTCCAGCATCTGCTCTTCGAACGCCCGGTACTCCTCGATCGATTCGAACGCCGTCGGCATGCCCGTGTTGGGCAGTCCCTCGAAGATCTTCGCCCGGGCGGACGCCAGCCCCGTGTCGTAGCCGTTCCAGTACGGCGAGTTGGCCGACAGCGCCAGCATGATCGGGAGGTGCCACCGGATCTCGTTGGCGATCCACATGGCCTTCTCGCCGTCGTCGACGCCGACGTGGACGTGGACGCCGGCGGTCGTATTGCGGTGTTGGGGGTACTGGATGCGATCCAGTTGCGCCCGGTAGCGCGGCTTCTCGGCGTGTTCGAGTTCGCGCCACTTCGCCAGCGGGTGCAGCCCCGCGGCCGCGATCCCGTACCCGTGCTCGCGGGCGTGTTCGACGAGCGCGTCACGCACCTCGAGAACGGCCTCGCGGGCGTTTTCCGGCGCTTCGATCAGTCGGGTCCGGGTTTCGATGACAGTCTTGAACAGTTCGTGGTCGATTCGATCGTCGAGCACGGGGGGGAGGTCGGACTCGTAGACCAGTTCGTCCGATCCGGCAGTCGGCCGGCCCGCGTCGTCGACGACGTAGAACTCTTCCTCGACACCCAGCGTTCCGAGGCGGGTGAACGGCGACTCCGTGCCCGTATCCATCGCTACCACGCGTTTGGTTTCGGCCCGCTAAAACCTTCCCGTTACTGCGGGGTTATTGCCGGGGTGTGGCGACGACGCCCAGATGATCGTCGTGGTACGGTTCCAGTCGCACCCGGTCGAGAATCTCGTAGCCGGATTCGAGGGTCGCACTGACCTCCTCGAAGACCGTTTCGGGATCAGCGGTCACGTCCTCGCTGCGGGCTTTGATCGCCAGCAGCAGCCGACCGTCGGGTTCGAGGAACTGCCGGTTCGCGAGCGCGACCTCGGCCTGCCCGCGCGTCGCGACGTCCTGTATCAGGACCTCGACCGGCTCGACGACGTGGGCGTAGGTCTCGGGCTTGCGCGCGTCTTTCAACAGCGGGAACAGCCGCTCGCGCTCGGCTGCGACCCCGATCAGGTCGCGGGTCGGCCGCGGGGCGAACTCGACGGCGTAGGTCGGCCCGGCGAAATCGGCGACGTGGCTGACCGTCGTCCCGCTCGCGGCCCCGAGATACAGCACGCGCTCGCCGCCGGCGAGGCCGTGATCCAGGCCGCGTTCGAACATCGCCGCGACCTTCGAGCGGTCGGGGTCCCAGCGGCGCCACCCGTCGACGATCGGCTCCTCGGAGACCCGCGGTCCGCGGGTCGCGAGCGACTCGCGGCCGTCGAACGTTCGGCGCCGGACGCCATTGGGGAGACTCATTCGCCGTCACCCCGCGCGCGGATCGTCTCGATGCGGTCGTCCAGTTCGGCCTGCAGTTCGGGCCGGCGTTCGCCGCTGTAGTGGTCGACGCGAGCGGCGAGCGTCAACTTGCCCGCGAGCGCCCGGGCGGCCGAGCCGCGGTGCTCGGGGTCGGTCCCGCGGACGTACTCGTGGGTGTAGATGATCCCGTGTTTCGGCGATGGGGCGTTCCCCCGAAGGTGGGCAAAGAGTGCGTCCTCGGCACCAAGGACCTGCACCGTCCCGCTGGCCGAGCGGGCAAGCTGTTTCAGCCCGCCAGAGAGCGCGATCAGCCGCGCCGCGAGCACCGGCCCGGCCATCGCCGCGAGGTTCGGCGCGACCTCCGGCGCGAACCGCTCGATCGACGCCCGGAGTTCGGCGGCCCGCTCGTCGAGGTCGACCACCTGCTCGGCGAGCGCGCGCAGTTGCTCGTCGAGGTCGCCCGCCGGCTCGCGCTCGGCGATCTCGCGGGCGAATGAGACCCCACCGCCAGACTCACTGATCCGACTGCCGCCCCACTCGGCGACACGCTCGGCCAGTTCGTTGGCAGTGCGTTCACAGTCGTCCATCGCGCGGACGGCGTGGACAAGCTGCTGGTCGTCGGCGCGCTCGCGTTCGGCGACGGCCTCGCGGGCAGTTTCGATGGTCGCTTCGCGCAGTTTGTCGTAGTAGTCGTCTTCGTCAGCGGCGAATCCAGACTCGACCGCTCGAGCCGGCCAGTCCGCCGGCGATTCGGCAGTTCCGTTCTCGATCGCGCCGCGCGCGTCGAGGTCGTCGGGATCGACGCCCTCGAACCAGCCTGTGTCCGTGGTCATTGTCGGTGTGTATACGTTCCCCCCGTATATCGGTTCCCGAGTCGGTTTTCGATAGACGAGTCAGCCAATCGTCACTTCGATCTTCGCATCCTCGATTGCCCCTTTCATTGTTATTATTCATAAAGGAATCGAACAGCCGACCATGGGCACGGCGAGGTGGCGCGAGGCGGAGCGCGAGCACACCGACGCGGTGATCGGGCGGGACACGCTGGCGGAGATGTTCGAGGGGGCGGCCGAGCGCAACGCCGAGCGGGACGCACAGCTGTACAAGACGGGCTGTTACGAGCGGACGCTGCCGGCGGTCGAGACGCCGGACACTGAATCGGGGCGGTACCGGGCGCTGACCTACGCGGAGATGCGCGAGAGCGTCCGTCACCTGGCGGCCGGGTTCCGCGAACTCGGAGTGAGCGAGGACGATCGGGTCGGAATCTTCGCGGACACGCGCATGGAGTGGGCCCAGACCGACTTCGCGCTGCTCGCGGCGGGCGGGGTCGTCACGACCGTCTACACCGAGTCTTCGCCACAGCAGGTCCGATACCTGCTGGGCGATCCCGACGCCGTCGGCGTCGTCGTCGAGAACGGCGACCTGCTCGATCGCGTGCTGGAGGTCGAAGACGACCTCGATCTGGAGTTCATCGTCGCCATCGACGAAGTCTACGGGCACGGCGACCGCGAGGACATCTATACGCTCGGTGAGGTCGCACGCCTCGGTGCGGCGGCGTTCGAGGAGTCTGCCTACCGGGGGTGGCTCGAGGCGCGCGACCCCGACGACCTGGCGACGCTGATCTACACCTCGGGGACGACGGGCAAGCCCAAGGGCGTGAAACTCACCCACTGGAACCTCCGGTCGAACGTCAACCAGACGCGCAAGCGGATCGGGCCCCGCCCCGACAAGCCCGCGGACGTCCCCACTCTGGACAGCGGCACGCGGACGATCTCGGTCCTCCCGCTGGCGCACGTCTTCGAGCGGACCGCCGGCCACTTCCTCATGTTCGCCTCGGGCGCGACCGTCGGGTACGCCGAGAGCCCGGACACGATCCCGGAAGACATCAACAAGATCCGCCCCCAGACTGGGACGAGCGTCCCGCGGATCTACGAGCGGATCTTCGACCGGATGCGCGATACGGCGGGCGAGACCGCGACCAAACAGCGGATCTTCGAGTGGTCCGTCGACGTCGCTTGCTCCTATGCTCGAGCGGACTCGCCGGGGCCGTTGCTCCGGGCTAAACACAGGCTGGCGGACTATCTGGTCTACGAGAGCGTCCGGAGTCGGCTCGGCGGCAACGTCGAGTTCATGGTCAGCGGCGGGGGGAGCCTCAGCCCGGAACTGGCCGAACTGTTCCTCGGGATGGGGCTGCCGATTCTGGAGGGGTACGGGCTGACCGAAACGTCGCCGGTCGTGTCCGTCAACCCGCCCGAGGACGTCCGACCCGGAACGCTCGGGCCGCCGGTCGCCGACGTGGAGACGCGGCTGGACACCGAACTGGTCACCGACGAGGAGTTCCCGGACGCTGAGGGCGAGGTCGGCGAGTTACAGGTCAGGGGGCCGAACGTCTACCCTGGCTACTGGGAACGGCCCGAGGACACCGATCGGGTGTTCACCGACGACGGCTGGTTCAGGACGGGCGACATCATCGAGCGAACCGACGACGGCTACCTGATCTATCGCGACCGGATGAAACAGATCCTCGTGCTCGATACGGGCAAGAACGTCGCGCCGGGCCGGATCGAAAACGAGTTCGCCACAAGCGACCGGATCGAGCAAATCATGGCCGTCGGCGACGGCCAGAAGTTCGTCAGCGCGCTCATCGCGCCGAACTTCGAGCGCCTCGAAGCGTGGGCCGACCGTGAGGAGATCGACCTGCCGACGGATCGCGAACGGCTCTGCGAGGACGAACGCGTTCGCGAGTGGATCGGCGAGGAGGTCGAGCGCGTCAACCGGCGGCTCGAACCGGTCGAACAGGTCAAGCAGTTCCGGCTCACGCCCGAGGAGTGGACGCCCGAGAACGAACTGCTCACGCCCTCGATGAAAAAGAAGCGTCGGACGATCCTCCAGCGGTTCAACGATCAAGTCGAGGACATATACGAGGGGTAGTTCCCCCATCGAGACCTACGACGAGGGGCTCTCGAAGTGGGCGGTCGGATCGACCACCGGCTCGGGGTAGTCGACGCCCAGTCCGACGCCGTAGCGGGCCTGTTCGTCGGCGTCCATCCGCCAGGGCTCGTGCGCGTAGCGGGGCGGGAGTTCCGCCAGTTCCGGGACCCATCGACGGACGTACTCGGCGTCGGGGTCGTAGTTGTGGGCCTGCCAGAGCACGTCGAAGGCGCGGTCGCGCGAATCGGTCCCGACGCCGGCGATATACGCCCAGTTGCCGTAGTTCGAGGCGACGTCGTAATCCAGCAGGCGAGACTCGTAGAGGGCAGCCCCCCACCGCCAGTCGATCCGGAGCGTGTTCGCCAGAAACGACGCGGCGTTCTGGCGGGCGCGGTTGCTCTGATAGCCCGTCGCACGCAATTCCCGCATCGCCGCGTCGACGAACGGGAAGCCGGTCTCGCCGTCGACCCACCGGCGGAAGGCGGACCCGTCGCGATTCCAGGCGATCTCTCGGTCCCGGATCCCGCCGGGTCGGAAGTACGCCGCGCCGTGTTTCGCGAGCTGGAACTGGAAGAAGTCCCGCCAGCGCAACTCGAAGACCAGCCAGTAGGTCGAGTCGTTTTCGACCCGCTCGCGCTCGTAGCGATCGACCGCCTGCGTGACTCGTCGCGGCGAGAGACAACCCTGAGCGAGCCACGGCGAGAGCTTCGAGGAGAAGTCCATCCCGAGCAGTCCGTTTCGCGTCTCGCGGTACTCCCGGAGACGGTCGCGCTCGAAGACGTACGTCTCCAGCCGTTCCAGCGCGGCCGACTCCCCGCCGGAGACGGGCATGGGAGCGGCGCGCTCGTCGGCTGGCCCGCCCGCGTCGTAGCTCAACTCGGACAGGGCCGGAATCGGACTACCGTCGAGGTCGGGCGTCGGAACCGACGCAGGCGGGTCGAGCGGGTCCCGAACCCGGGAGCTCGCCTCGACGCTGTCCTTCCAGGGCGTGAACGTGTCCTGAACGTCGCTGACTGCCATCGGCAGGTCCTCGATCGCGTGCAGCGTGTGTGTCCAGTGGGTCGAAAGGTCGATCCCGCGGTCGCTGAGGGCGTCATCGACGGTCGCTTCGGTCGCTCGTTCTTCGGTGCCGGGGAGCCGCTGGGCGTGCACGACGTCGGCGTCGACGGATTCGGCGACCTCCGGCACGATCGATCGCGGATCGCCGCGGCGAACGAGCAACTCGCCGTCGCGTTCGCGGAGCCGGTCCCGTAGATCGCGGACGCTCTCGCGGACGAACTGCGCTCGGAGGGGGCCGATTCTCGGTTCGTCGATCCATCGACTCGACTGTCCGAACCGCCGTGTGTCGAATATATAGAGCGGAACGACCCGGTCGCTCCCGTCGATCGCCCGCCGGAGCGTCGGGTTGTCGTGGACGCGCAGGTCGCGTCGAAACCAGACGAGTGCCGTCTCTGTCATGGACTTCCTGTGGGCTACGATCACTTTACCGCCACGCTCAGCGAGTCGGGCGGCGGGATGCAAGATGACCGTTCTCCCGGCTCTCTGTCCCTCGTCACGTGCCAGCCACTTCGACCTGTAGCGTCCGGGTGCGCGGCCCGTCACACTCCACGAGCAGGATCGACTGCCAGGTGCCCAGCGCCGGCCGGCCGTCGCTGACGGGCACGCTCGTGCTCGGGCCGATCAGCGCCGCCCGCACGTGGCCGTCGGCGTTGTCGTCGATCTCGTCGTGCGCCCAGCCCGCGTCCGGCACCAGCCCCTCCAGCGCATCGGCCAGATCGCCCAGCAGTCGCGATTCGGCCTCGTTGACGGTCACGCCCGCGGTCGTGTGTCGGACGAACACCGTCGCAATGCCCTCGGCGTCGTCGGGAAGCGCCCGGGTGACTTCCTCGGTCACGTCCAGTACGTCCGTTCGGTCGGTCGTCTCGATGGAAATCGTTGCCATGGCAGGCTATTCGAGCCACGACTCGAAAAAACCGGGTCTCCGGTCCGGACGACGCAGTGGCGGTCCCGACCAGATCTAGTTGAGCCACTCCTCGGGTGTGGTATCGTAGTCGACGTCGGTCGCCGCGAGGTGTTCGACCATCTCCCAGGGGACCTCATCGACCGTGACCTCCTGACCGTCGTATCGCAGTCGCCGCCCGACCTCGACCGGCTCGGGTTCGCGGTCCTGACGGCGAGCGATCTCGATCTCACTGTCGTCGTACTCCTTGTCGATGGTGAGCAGGTTCACGGGCCGACCCCACAGTTCGAACGCGCGTTCGAGCACGTCCGTCGCCTGCTCGATGTCAAGCACGATCCCGTTGTATCGATGGGCGAGCAACAACTCGCCGGCGTTGTCGTAGTTGCCGTCCTCGACGACGACCGTCGGCTTGCCGAAGTTGGTGAACTGCAACAGCAGCTTCCGCTTGACGTCTCCGGGATCCGTCGAGGAAACCCGGAAGTCGCCGGTCTGCTGGGAGTGTTCGTAGGCGAAGTAGTCGTTTTCCTCGACGAACTCGCCGGTGAGGAACTCGTCGATGAACGTCACGTCGTTGTGGCTCTGGCGGACCTCGCGCATCCGGTCCCAGCCGCGGGCGTAGTCGACGTCCGAAAGCGCCGCCTCGACGCTGTCGTAACGGCTGTCGTCGAACAGGTACCGGCTGATCCGCTCCAGCTGTGGCTGTCCGATCCGGGATAGAAAGCCCCGGTTCTGGGGCTTCACCAGCGAGTAGTGACGCCGGACGAGCCCCTCGTAGGAGAGGACCGCCCACGGGTAGGTCTCCACGTCGAGGTCGCCGTTCCGGGCGCGCTCGAGCGCGTCGGCGTCGACGCGGGGATCGTCCGGGTCGATCTCCTCGAGGTGGCCGGGGACGTCCTCGATCCACGCCGGCGGCGCGAGCGCCGCCTGCACCGCCTCGAAGTCGACGGCCTCCTGGAAGTTCCGCCAGGTGATCCCCTCGACCCGCAGGAGGCGTTCGACGACCTCCCGTCGGTTGGCGAGGTTCTCGACGTGCTGCCACAGTTCGAACCCGAGTTTGTACGGGTTGAGCCCGCCCGAGCCGAGCACTTTCGACATGTGGTCGGCGTAGGTAACGAACTCCTCGGCGCTCGCGAACCCCTCCCCGACCATCATCAGCGACTCCCAGTAACTGGCCCACCCCTCGTTGAGCACCTTTGTCATCTTCTGGGGCGCGAAGTAGTACGCCTCCCGGCGGACGATCTCCAGCACGTCCTTTTGCCAGTCAGTCATCTCGACGGCCTTGCCCGCCGCCTCGTCGTACTGTCTGCCGTGCACCCGGAGGAACGCGAGCACGTCTTTCTCGGGGGTCGCCGGGAACGAACGCGTCTCGTCTTCGACCTGTGCGTCGCGCCACTCGTCGTCGAAGACCTGCCGGGTGATGTCCTCAGAGAGGTCCAGGTCCTCGAGACGCTCGTCGGGATCGGCGGTGTCGAGGTCCGTCTCGTCGTCGGTCGCGGCCGGCGCGTACGGCCGGTGCTGGTCGATCGCGTCCGCCAGACAGAGGACGTGGTCGATCCACTGCTCGACCTCGTTGCGGTCGATCTCGGGGTCGCGCATGTGCTCCCGGATCGTCTCGGCGTGGCGGGCGAGCATCTCGGCGGCCGCCGGGTCCTGCGACGGCACCTCGCCGTCGGTGAACAGCCCGAACCACTCGTTGTTGGCGAAGAAGTCGGCGTGGGCCTCGACGTGAGTGATCACCGCCTTCTGGTCGGCCAGCGAGTTCGATTCCTGGAGGAACGCGTGTGCCGGGTTGTCGTTGTTGACGATCTCGAAGGCCTTCCCGCCGAGGAACTGATTCTGCTTTCGCTGGCGGTCGTAGGCCATCCCCCACCGCCAGTGGGGGTATCGCTCCTGGAACCCGCCGTAGGCGATGAGCTCGTTCATTTCGTCGTAGTCGACGATCCAGTAGTTGACGGGGTAGGGCGTCAGCCCGAGTTTCCGCGCCAGTTCGCCCGCCCGGGCGACGGGCTCTTCCAGTTCGTCGGCGATCCGCTGTGCTTCGATTCGGTCGTCGATCATGATTCGTCCTCCGTGCTGAGCACCTCGTAGATGGCGTCGACGACGTCGTCGGGACCGGTGACGTAGGCGACGGCCACGTCGTCGCTGTTCCGGAAGTGGCGCTCGACCTCCTCGGCGTGGGTGGCGTTGATCGCGTTGCCCGAGGGCTGGGTCTCGACGTACGCGTGGAGGTTCGCCGGGATCTCCTCCATCAGCGGGATCACCTGCTGTTCGGTGTCGTTTGAGGAGTTCTCGCTGTCGCCAGCGGCGAAGACGTAGCGGTTCCACTCGCTGTAGGGATACTCCTCCTCGAGGACCGCCGCGGCGAGTTCGTAAGCGCTTGAGATGCGCGTCCCGCCGCCGGACCGGATACCGAAGAACTCCTCGCGATCGACCTCCCAGGCCTCGGCGTCGTGGGCGATGTAGACGAACTCGGCGTTGTCGTATTTCCCCTGGAGATACCAGTCCAGCGGCGTGAACGTCCGCTCGACCAGTTCGCGCTTCTGCTGGCGCATGCTCCCGGAGACGTCGCGGATGTTGACCACGACGACGTTTCGCTCGGGGGTCTCGACGACTTCGGGGTATCGGTAGCGTTCGTCCTCGCTGCGGAAGGGGACCTCCTCCAGTCCCTCCCGGCGGATCCGCTGGGCCGTCGTCTCGTGTTCGACGCTCGCCTCCATCTCCTCGACGGAGGCCCAGCGGTCGCGTTCGTCGGCCGGCAGGTCCTCGTAGGCGTTCTCGATCCAGGCCCGCGAGACGGGGATGTGCTCGCCGCGCGCCCACTCATAGACCGTCGCCGGTCCCCAGCCGTCGACGCGCAGCGCCTCCCGGACGTACTCCTCGTCGAAGTCCATCGCCATCTTGCGCTTCAGTCCCTCCTTGAACAGCCGCTCGAAGTCAAGCGTCGAGGACGGACCGGTTCGGGTGATGTCGGTGAAATCGCCCTCGGTCTCCTCGACGACCTTCTTGCCTTTCGGCTCGAGGTCCAGCCCGAGCCGTTCGTCGAGTTCCTGCGCGAACTCCTCGGGGTCCATCTCGTAGTACTCGTGGTCGCCGCCCTCCTCGCCGGGTTCGCCGTCTTCGTCGCCGTCGCCCGGCTGTGGCTGGCCGACGGGGTCGCCCTCCTGGGCTCCGTCGCCCTGCCCGACCCCGCCCATGTCGCGGCGGTCGTAGACGAACTCGGGGAGGTCGACGATCTTGATCGGGATCCGGGCGGCGTCGCGCCGCGAGTTCCCCAGATCGCCGTACTGGATGAACTCCGCCAGGTCCTGGCGGCGCTTCTCGCCCACCTCCCGGTAGCGCTCGAGGTCGTCTCTCAGTCCCATCGGTAACTCACCTGTCCCATGACGTGACGGCTCGTGAGTTCGGCCGCGGCCTCGCTGTAGCCGAACTGCTCGGCCATCGTCTCGATCGTCCGCGCCTTGATCCGGGCCGTCTCGGTGTCTTCCGGGGGGTCGTCCCACTGTCGCGGGTCGAAGTCCTCGAAGGTCCGCCGGACGTCCGTCCAGTCGTGACTCCCCAGCACCGACTCGATGACCGGGATCTCCGTCAGCGCCACGTCCTCGACCCGGAACTGGTCGTCGCGGTTGTGCCAGGCGTGGCGGTTCAGCGCGGTGATGACCTTCTCCGTTCGGAACGCCGTGACCTCGTCGGTCGGCTCGTTGCCGTGGTAGTCGCTCTCGGTGAACCGACCGAGGTGCTCGATCTCGAAGACCTTCATCTTCAGCGGGTCGGGAGCGACGGACTCCCCGCGGTCGTTCTCGATGCGCTCGTCGGTCGCCCAGGCGTAGACGTGTTCGACGTACTCCTCGACGGTCTCGTCGGTGACGCCGCTCTCGTACATGATCGCCGCCAGGACGTCCGACTCCTGTCTGTCGAAGACCCGGCTCTTGACCGGGACGACTCGCTCCTCGAACTCGGCCGTCTCGGACGGCGAGAAGACCGGAGCCGTCCGGAGTCTCTGGACCATCGCGTTCAGGACGTCCCGCGGCATGAGCACGTCCTCGACCGGCAACTCGGCGTGGTGGCGGTCGGTCTCCTCCTGGAGGAGATCGGCGATCACGTCGCGCGTGTAGGTCACGGGGATTCCGTGCTCGCCGTCGGCAGCGCTCTCGTCGAACGCGAAGGCCTCGGCCTCGCGGCGCTCGTCGCCGTCCTGGAGGTAGCCGCGATCGAACAGCAGCGCCTTCTCGACCAGTCCGAGGTCGGCGGGGAGGTCGCTATCGTCCAGTCGCGAGACGACGTCGTACAGCGCGGCCGCCTCCAGTGCGTGGGGCGCGAGTTCGCGCTCGCGGACGCCGTCGCCGCGATCGACCTCAACGGCGAGCGCACTCCTGATGCGCTCGTCCAGTTCCGACCAGGAATTGGCCGTCCAGACGGCCGTCTCGGACGTCAGCTCCCGGCGAAGGAGCTGGGCCTCCAGCGAGAGGTTCGTCAGGTAGGTAAACTCGTGTCTGGTCAGCCGCCGCTTGAGCGCTTTCAGCGGGTCCTCACCCCCGCGATCGGCGTGCTGGTCGAGCGTCGCCTCCAGATCGGGGTTGGAGATGACGACCAGTTGCGTGTCCACGTCCATGCCGATCCCCTTGTCGAGTTTGACGGCCGCTTCGTCGGGGACGTTCAGCAGTCGCTGGAGGAGGTCGGCGTGCTGGGCGGCGTCCTCGACGATCGTCAGCAGGCCGTTGCCTTGACTGAGCACGCCGTCGTAGGAGAACGCCTGCGGGTTCTTCCGGCCTCGCGAGTCCAACTCGCGCAACATGCCGGCCATCCACGACCCGACGAGCCGCTCCTTGGGGGTGCCCTCATCCTCGCTGTGCAGGACGCCGATCCCCTGACCGAGGTCGACGACGTAGTTAGTCACGCGCAGGTGGTCGGGATCGGTCACCGCCGAGAACAGGTCCTCGACGCCCCGGCGACGGTACTGCTCGGTCAAGTGATCGTAGGCTTCCCGCGAGAACGGGTCCAGATCGGCGTCGACGTGGATCGTCGTGTGGTCGAGCCGGTCGTTGACGGCGTCGAGGACTTCCTCGCGGACCGATTCCGGGAAGACCGAGAGCGGGTGGGTCTGGACCGGGCTCTCGTACCAGTCGTCCTCGTTCTCGCGGTGGCTGGCACCGTAGGTGAGCCCGCTCGTCTCGCCCGCGCCGCTGACGTTCCACTCGAGGGTGTACCGACGGCCCTCGTCGGTCTTCGAGTACGCCCTGAGTCCGTTGATCAGACAGCGTTTCAGTTCGGACTTGCCGGTCGCGGTCGGGCCGGTGAACCAGATGATCGTCTCGTCGTTGCCCCGCCGGGCCGCGATCGATCGCAGGTCGTCGACGAAGGCGTTCAGCACGTCGGTGTTGCCGAGGATCGCGTGCTCGCCGTCGTTGTACGGGTCGTCGAAGAACCGGTAGCGCTCGGTCTGTTCGCCCTCCTCGATCACGGTTCGGGTTCCGGCCGCCTCGATAGCGTCGAGCAGGTACTGCGAGGCGTGGGCGGCGACCGCCGGTCGTTCGAGGATCAGATCGACGTACTCTGACAGCGACATCGGCTCCCGGTAGGCCCGGTCGAGGGTCCGATCGGCCGCATCGATGAAGTCAGTGCCGTCCATCACTCTTCCATCTCGCTTTTGGCGACCTCCGCGCCGGCGAACTCCAGCACCTCCCTGGCACCGTCGCGACTGTAGCCCTGATCGATAAGCGCCTCGATCCAGGCGCTGCGTTCGTCCTCGCTCATCTCGCCGGAGGCGACCAGCGCCGAGAAGTTGATGTTGTGTTTCTTGTCCTCCCAGAGCTTGCGCTCCAGGGCCCGACGCAGCCGGTCGTTGTCCTGCGGATCGAAACTCTCTCCTTCGCGGGCGCGTCGTGAGACCCAGTTCGCGACCTCCTGGCGGAAGTCGTCCTTGCGGTCGCGGGGCAACTCGAGCTTCTCCTCGACGCTGCGGAGGAACGTCTCGTCGGGTTCCTGCTCGCGGCCGGTAATCTCGTCTTCGACGGTGTCGTCGTCGATGTAGGCCATCACGTGGTCCATGTACTTCTCGCCCTGGCGGCGGATCTCCTCGACGTCGTAGGCCAGCGCGTGGCGGACGTCCTCGATCGCCCGCTCGCGGTACTCCTCGCGGACGAGTTCGAGGTACCGGTAGTAGGTGTCGAAGCGGTCTTCGGGAATCGACCCGTGGTTTTCGAGGTTCTCCTCGAGGTGGGTGAACGTCGCGAGCGGCGAGAGGAACGACCGATCGCGGTGCATCGAGTCCATGATCGCCTCGGCGATCTCGTCGCCGATGAACCGCGGACTGACGCCGTCCATGCCCTCGCTGATCTCGGCGGCGGCGTCGCCCTCCTCGCGGAGTTTCTTGACGTCGACCTCGTCGCTCTCGCTCTCGCCGTTGTAGGCTTTGGCCTTCTGGAGCAGGTCGACGTTGCTGGCGTCGGGTTCCTCGACCCGGGTCAGGACGCCGAACAGCCCCGCCATCTCCAGGGTGTGCGGTTCGACGGAGATGTCCGGCAGGTCGGCGTTTCGCAG
It contains:
- a CDS encoding DASH family cryptochrome, giving the protein MTETALVWFRRDLRVHDNPTLRRAIDGSDRVVPLYIFDTRRFGQSSRWIDEPRIGPLRAQFVRESVRDLRDRLRERDGELLVRRGDPRSIVPEVAESVDADVVHAQRLPGTEERATEATVDDALSDRGIDLSTHWTHTLHAIEDLPMAVSDVQDTFTPWKDSVEASSRVRDPLDPPASVPTPDLDGSPIPALSELSYDAGGPADERAAPMPVSGGESAALERLETYVFERDRLREYRETRNGLLGMDFSSKLSPWLAQGCLSPRRVTQAVDRYERERVENDSTYWLVFELRWRDFFQFQLAKHGAAYFRPGGIRDREIAWNRDGSAFRRWVDGETGFPFVDAAMRELRATGYQSNRARQNAASFLANTLRIDWRWGAALYESRLLDYDVASNYGNWAYIAGVGTDSRDRAFDVLWQAHNYDPDAEYVRRWVPELAELPPRYAHEPWRMDADEQARYGVGLGVDYPEPVVDPTAHFESPSS
- a CDS encoding SpoVR family protein; this translates as MIDDRIEAQRIADELEEPVARAGELARKLGLTPYPVNYWIVDYDEMNELIAYGGFQERYPHWRWGMAYDRQRKQNQFLGGKAFEIVNNDNPAHAFLQESNSLADQKAVITHVEAHADFFANNEWFGLFTDGEVPSQDPAAAEMLARHAETIREHMRDPEIDRNEVEQWIDHVLCLADAIDQHRPYAPAATDDETDLDTADPDERLEDLDLSEDITRQVFDDEWRDAQVEDETRSFPATPEKDVLAFLRVHGRQYDEAAGKAVEMTDWQKDVLEIVRREAYYFAPQKMTKVLNEGWASYWESLMMVGEGFASAEEFVTYADHMSKVLGSGGLNPYKLGFELWQHVENLANRREVVERLLRVEGITWRNFQEAVDFEAVQAALAPPAWIEDVPGHLEEIDPDDPRVDADALERARNGDLDVETYPWAVLSYEGLVRRHYSLVKPQNRGFLSRIGQPQLERISRYLFDDSRYDSVEAALSDVDYARGWDRMREVRQSHNDVTFIDEFLTGEFVEENDYFAYEHSQQTGDFRVSSTDPGDVKRKLLLQFTNFGKPTVVVEDGNYDNAGELLLAHRYNGIVLDIEQATDVLERAFELWGRPVNLLTIDKEYDDSEIEIARRQDREPEPVEVGRRLRYDGQEVTVDEVPWEMVEHLAATDVDYDTTPEEWLN
- a CDS encoding secondary thiamine-phosphate synthase enzyme YjbQ encodes the protein MATISIETTDRTDVLDVTEEVTRALPDDAEGIATVFVRHTTAGVTVNEAESRLLGDLADALEGLVPDAGWAHDEIDDNADGHVRAALIGPSTSVPVSDGRPALGTWQSILLVECDGPRTRTLQVEVAGT
- a CDS encoding YeaH/YhbH family protein; translation: MGLRDDLERYREVGEKRRQDLAEFIQYGDLGNSRRDAARIPIKIVDLPEFVYDRRDMGGVGQGDGAQEGDPVGQPQPGDGDEDGEPGEEGGDHEYYEMDPEEFAQELDERLGLDLEPKGKKVVEETEGDFTDITRTGPSSTLDFERLFKEGLKRKMAMDFDEEYVREALRVDGWGPATVYEWARGEHIPVSRAWIENAYEDLPADERDRWASVEEMEASVEHETTAQRIRREGLEEVPFRSEDERYRYPEVVETPERNVVVVNIRDVSGSMRQQKRELVERTFTPLDWYLQGKYDNAEFVYIAHDAEAWEVDREEFFGIRSGGGTRISSAYELAAAVLEEEYPYSEWNRYVFAAGDSENSSNDTEQQVIPLMEEIPANLHAYVETQPSGNAINATHAEEVERHFRNSDDVAVAYVTGPDDVVDAIYEVLSTEDES